The following proteins come from a genomic window of Natrinema saccharevitans:
- a CDS encoding glycerophosphodiester phosphodiesterase, with product MVRPAVIAHRGYAGIAPENTIAAAERAAARDETAMIEIDVRPAACGTPVVVHDERLDGTRDGRPLTDATGLVRETPLEDLQATSVLGTDEPIPSLVALLEAVPESIGINVELKSPGTADRRVGEALPPDERDRRRRTWRPFVECVVGDCEAFGGDLLFSSFCEGAIAALRDVADYAAAPLVGADLAAGLEIASRYDCEAIHPPRTAISDAGSSESTATGNADDDAGVDLLERAHEAGRAVNVWTVRNWVQFDRLAAAGVDGIIADYPRLGAAAGDR from the coding sequence ATGGTCCGCCCTGCTGTCATCGCCCACCGCGGCTACGCCGGGATCGCGCCCGAGAACACGATCGCCGCCGCCGAACGCGCCGCCGCCCGCGACGAGACTGCCATGATCGAGATCGACGTCCGGCCGGCCGCCTGCGGCACCCCGGTGGTCGTCCACGACGAGCGCCTCGACGGGACTCGCGACGGCCGCCCGCTGACGGACGCGACCGGACTCGTTCGCGAGACGCCCCTCGAGGACCTGCAAGCGACGAGCGTGTTGGGTACCGACGAGCCGATCCCCTCCCTCGTCGCCCTGCTCGAGGCCGTCCCCGAGTCGATCGGCATCAACGTCGAACTCAAAAGTCCCGGGACTGCCGACCGCCGTGTCGGCGAGGCGTTGCCCCCGGACGAACGCGACCGGCGTCGCCGGACGTGGCGGCCGTTCGTCGAATGCGTCGTCGGCGACTGCGAGGCCTTCGGCGGCGACCTGCTGTTTTCCTCGTTCTGTGAGGGCGCGATCGCAGCGCTGCGCGATGTCGCCGACTACGCCGCCGCGCCGCTGGTCGGCGCGGACCTCGCGGCCGGCCTCGAGATCGCGAGCCGCTACGACTGCGAGGCGATCCATCCGCCGCGAACTGCGATTTCCGACGCCGGATCGAGCGAGTCGACGGCGACCGGGAACGCGGACGACGACGCCGGGGTCGACCTCCTCGAGCGAGCCCACGAGGCGGGGCGGGCGGTCAACGTCTGGACGGTGCGAAACTGGGTCCAGTTCGACCGGCTCGCGGCCGCCGGCGTCGACGGGATCATCGCCGACTACCCGCGGCTGGGAGCGGCCGCCGGCGACCGATAG
- the npdG gene encoding NADPH-dependent F420 reductase, protein MRIALLGGTGDIGEGLALRFARDTSHEILIGSRDPEKARDAVADYEDELEARDADADLKGFGNEMAADRADIVIVSVPPYYVGDTVEAVADSLDSDSVLVTPAVGMQGDEDGLHYHPPEAGSVTELVAQRAPDEVPVVGAFHNLAADALSNLDNELDLDTLVVADDDDAKATVLTVANEIDGLRALEAGPLANAAEVESVTPLVINIAKYNEDMHDVGVKWV, encoded by the coding sequence ATGCGAATCGCACTACTCGGCGGCACGGGCGACATCGGCGAAGGACTCGCGCTGCGCTTTGCACGCGATACGAGCCACGAGATCCTCATCGGCTCGCGCGACCCAGAGAAGGCCCGCGACGCGGTCGCGGACTACGAGGACGAACTCGAGGCCCGCGACGCCGACGCCGATCTGAAGGGCTTCGGCAACGAGATGGCGGCCGACCGGGCCGATATCGTCATCGTCAGCGTCCCGCCGTACTACGTCGGCGACACCGTCGAGGCGGTCGCGGACAGCCTCGATTCCGACTCGGTCCTCGTGACCCCCGCGGTCGGGATGCAGGGCGACGAGGACGGCCTGCACTATCACCCACCCGAGGCCGGCAGTGTCACCGAACTCGTCGCCCAGCGGGCCCCGGACGAAGTGCCGGTCGTCGGCGCGTTCCACAACCTCGCGGCCGACGCCCTCTCGAACCTCGACAACGAGTTGGACCTCGACACGCTCGTCGTCGCCGACGACGACGACGCCAAAGCGACCGTCCTGACGGTCGCCAACGAGATCGACGGGCTGCGCGCGCTCGAGGCCGGGCCACTGGCCAACGCCGCGGAGGTCGAAAGCGTCACCCCGCTCGTCATCAACATCGCGAAGTACAACGAGGACATGCACGACGTCGGCGTCAAGTGGGTCTGA
- a CDS encoding Nif3-like dinuclear metal center hexameric protein gives MQLSSVVDRLDEELRTADYADVDASANGLQVGPDEAEIERAAFAVDGVRETVDRAIEADADLLVVHHGLSWGGFDRVTGRTYDRIAPLIENDLALYVSHLPLDGHPELGNAAGVADLLALENRSPFGDHGPEHVGQRGTAADPYAPADLRDRLETNLETGGQPVQHLDFGPDAIEDVAIVTGSGTDWLDEAVAAGADALVTGEGKGKVYHEAREAGIHVFLAGHYATETFGVRSLQEFVEEWGLETTYLEAPTGL, from the coding sequence ATGCAACTCTCGAGCGTCGTCGATCGACTCGACGAGGAGCTGCGAACCGCCGACTACGCCGACGTCGACGCCAGCGCCAACGGCCTGCAGGTCGGGCCCGACGAGGCCGAGATCGAACGGGCCGCGTTCGCCGTCGACGGCGTCCGCGAGACGGTCGACCGGGCGATCGAGGCCGACGCGGACCTGCTGGTCGTCCACCACGGGCTCTCGTGGGGCGGCTTCGACCGCGTGACCGGCCGGACCTACGACCGGATCGCCCCGCTGATCGAGAACGACCTCGCGCTGTACGTCTCCCATCTCCCGCTGGACGGCCACCCGGAACTGGGCAACGCCGCCGGCGTCGCCGACCTGCTCGCCCTCGAGAACCGCTCGCCCTTCGGCGACCACGGCCCCGAACACGTCGGCCAGCGCGGGACGGCTGCCGACCCCTACGCGCCCGCCGACCTGCGCGACCGCCTCGAGACCAACCTCGAGACCGGCGGCCAGCCGGTCCAGCACCTCGACTTCGGCCCCGACGCGATCGAAGACGTCGCGATCGTCACCGGCAGCGGCACCGACTGGCTCGACGAGGCCGTCGCTGCCGGCGCGGACGCGCTGGTGACCGGCGAAGGGAAAGGGAAGGTCTATCACGAAGCCCGAGAGGCCGGGATCCACGTCTTCCTCGCGGGCCACTACGCGACCGAGACCTTCGGCGTGCGATCCCTGCAGGAGTTCGTCGAAGAGTGGGGCCTCGAGACGACGTACCTCGAGGCCCCGACGGGGCTCTGA
- a CDS encoding cbb3-type cytochrome c oxidase subunit I — MSDFPPRTTVKRWLVTTNHKDVGLLYLATAIFFLLAGGILALLFRAHLWQAGGTGLLTNTQYNQSVSIHGLLMVFWFISPLGFAFANYLVPLQIGANDLAFPRLNALSYWFYLFSGLLVLFSFFQGTTWANGWYMYAPLNVPIYNPGYTLTMGGNTTILALTLFVMSTTLSTVNFLTTIHTCRAEGLGLWNMPLFTWGTLLTVWMMLFAFAALLAAMILLLTDRLLLTQYFGTDQGSSLLWGHLFWFFGHPEVYIVFFPALGIMFETVQTFTGRRLVGRKWVIIAMVLVAVQSFLVWMHHMFLTTINLPIKTLFMATTIGISLPFDLMVFSLIYTMVKGRVRFTTPFLFTMGALVLFIIGGITGVFLGAVVLDYEFRGTYWVVAHFHYVMVAGVTALIGGLYYWWPKMTGKMYSERLGKLSFAVYFVGFNLLYFPMFIAWETPRRVFHYGEGAQLYHQLATVGAFVLGTSVLLVLVTLAKSLVSGPDAPDNPWAYARTAEWATTSPPPLENWPDRPSYASGTLEFVDDATAADGGAVAHERTGQADALEGDHEDHASIWPFGIGVGIFVTFLGLSGLTPYVASFAAARGADFPGSVAGSANVIYPAISLIGVAVLGYSLFEYGRERFDAPEMAIAERWPFEDVGTTKTGVWFFLASDVVVFGAVIGAYLFMRLHNGWGSFETVPPSATIGLVNTYVLLTSSFTVVLALVMAERGNKRGLLASMGATLALGLLFLGIKGYEWNYEFSHGIYWFTDLEYSLYFVTTGLHAFHVILGLLIAGFMIYRTLSVDAYLTDHRPVEYFGLYWHFVDIVWVFLFPIFYLL, encoded by the coding sequence ATGAGCGATTTCCCGCCGCGAACGACGGTCAAGCGGTGGCTGGTCACGACCAATCACAAGGACGTGGGACTGCTCTATCTGGCGACGGCGATTTTCTTCCTCCTGGCCGGCGGGATCCTCGCGTTGCTGTTCCGCGCGCACCTGTGGCAAGCCGGCGGCACCGGTCTCCTGACGAACACCCAGTACAATCAGTCGGTCTCGATCCACGGCCTCCTGATGGTGTTCTGGTTCATCTCACCGCTCGGTTTCGCCTTCGCGAACTATCTGGTTCCCTTACAGATCGGTGCGAACGATCTGGCGTTTCCCAGGCTGAACGCGTTGAGCTACTGGTTTTACCTGTTCTCGGGACTTCTCGTCCTGTTCTCGTTCTTCCAGGGGACGACGTGGGCCAACGGCTGGTATATGTACGCCCCGCTGAACGTCCCGATCTACAACCCCGGCTACACGCTGACGATGGGCGGGAACACGACGATCCTGGCCCTGACGCTGTTCGTCATGTCGACCACCCTCAGCACGGTGAACTTCCTGACGACGATCCACACCTGTCGCGCCGAGGGGCTCGGTCTCTGGAATATGCCGCTTTTCACGTGGGGGACGCTGCTGACCGTCTGGATGATGCTCTTTGCCTTCGCGGCGCTGCTGGCCGCGATGATCCTGCTGTTGACCGACCGGCTCCTGCTGACCCAGTACTTCGGCACCGATCAGGGCTCGAGCCTGCTGTGGGGCCATCTGTTCTGGTTCTTCGGCCATCCGGAGGTGTACATCGTCTTCTTCCCCGCGTTGGGGATCATGTTCGAGACCGTCCAGACGTTTACCGGCCGGCGGTTAGTCGGCCGGAAGTGGGTCATCATCGCGATGGTGCTGGTCGCGGTCCAGTCTTTTCTGGTCTGGATGCATCACATGTTTCTGACGACGATCAACCTCCCGATCAAGACGCTCTTTATGGCCACGACGATCGGGATTTCGCTGCCGTTCGATCTGATGGTGTTCTCGTTGATCTACACCATGGTCAAGGGCCGCGTGCGGTTTACCACGCCGTTTCTCTTCACGATGGGGGCGCTCGTGTTGTTCATCATCGGCGGCATCACGGGCGTGTTCCTCGGCGCGGTCGTGTTGGACTACGAGTTCCGTGGCACCTACTGGGTCGTCGCCCACTTCCACTACGTGATGGTCGCCGGCGTCACGGCACTGATCGGCGGCCTCTACTACTGGTGGCCGAAGATGACCGGGAAGATGTACTCCGAACGACTCGGGAAACTCAGCTTCGCCGTCTACTTCGTCGGCTTCAACCTGCTGTACTTCCCGATGTTCATCGCCTGGGAGACGCCCCGGCGGGTCTTCCACTACGGCGAGGGCGCACAGCTCTACCACCAGCTGGCGACCGTCGGCGCGTTCGTCCTCGGGACGTCGGTCCTGTTGGTTCTCGTCACGCTCGCGAAGAGTCTGGTCTCGGGTCCCGACGCGCCCGATAACCCGTGGGCGTACGCCCGGACCGCCGAATGGGCGACGACCTCGCCCCCGCCGCTCGAGAACTGGCCCGACCGACCCAGCTACGCCTCCGGCACACTCGAGTTCGTCGACGACGCGACGGCGGCCGACGGCGGGGCGGTCGCCCACGAACGAACGGGACAGGCGGACGCGCTCGAGGGGGACCACGAGGACCACGCGAGCATCTGGCCGTTCGGGATCGGCGTCGGGATCTTCGTCACGTTCCTGGGGCTATCCGGGCTGACGCCGTACGTGGCCTCGTTCGCGGCCGCACGCGGTGCGGACTTTCCCGGCTCGGTCGCCGGTTCGGCGAACGTCATCTATCCCGCGATCTCGCTGATCGGCGTCGCGGTCCTCGGCTACTCGCTCTTCGAGTACGGCCGCGAGCGGTTCGACGCCCCCGAGATGGCGATCGCCGAGCGCTGGCCGTTCGAGGACGTCGGAACGACCAAGACCGGCGTCTGGTTCTTCCTCGCCTCGGACGTGGTCGTCTTCGGTGCCGTCATCGGCGCGTATCTGTTCATGCGACTTCACAACGGCTGGGGCAGCTTCGAGACCGTCCCGCCGTCGGCGACGATCGGTCTGGTCAACACCTACGTCCTGCTGACCTCGAGTTTCACGGTCGTGCTGGCGCTGGTGATGGCCGAACGCGGGAACAAACGCGGCCTGCTGGCCTCGATGGGGGCCACGCTCGCGCTCGGACTCCTGTTTCTCGGGATCAAAGGCTACGAGTGGAACTACGAGTTCTCCCACGGGATCTACTGGTTCACCGACCTCGAGTACTCGCTGTATTTCGTGACGACCGGCCTGCACGCCTTCCACGTCATCCTCGGGCTGCTCATCGCGGGGTTCATGATTTATCGGACTCTCTCGGTCGACGCCTACCTCACGGATCACCGGCCGGTGGAGTACTTCGGGCTCTACTGGCACTTCGTCGACATCGTCTGGGTGTTCCTGTTCCCGATCTTCTACCTGCTGTAG
- a CDS encoding type II toxin-antitoxin system PemK/MazF family toxin produces the protein MEPERGDVVRSHDPFKLGTEKQRPWLIVSNETHPFDGEQFLAVAVSTKQYDRSLPLRSDVWEVGGVPCESFVSPWAVHSPRREDLIAWQGRVTESFIERVIDELKRYLG, from the coding sequence ATGGAACCGGAACGGGGTGACGTCGTTCGGAGTCACGACCCGTTCAAACTCGGGACGGAGAAGCAGCGACCGTGGCTGATAGTGAGCAATGAAACGCATCCGTTCGACGGAGAACAGTTCCTCGCGGTCGCCGTCTCCACCAAGCAGTACGATCGTTCGCTCCCTCTTCGTTCAGACGTCTGGGAGGTCGGCGGCGTTCCGTGCGAGTCATTCGTCTCCCCGTGGGCAGTTCACTCCCCCCGCCGAGAGGACCTGATCGCGTGGCAAGGCCGAGTCACGGAGTCGTTCATTGAGCGGGTCATCGACGAACTGAAACGCTATCTCGGGTGA
- a CDS encoding pyridoxamine 5'-phosphate oxidase family protein: protein MSTVPPEAERLLEDERLMAHFGTCADGRPHVAPVWYHYLADEDVVEVVTTGRKLANVGENPRVALSIQQDEDGHARWMVTLLGTATVVDDTAATDAARRRINAKYDADQDAYADNRLVRIDVGSATYRTYDDDLE from the coding sequence GTGTCCACCGTTCCACCCGAAGCCGAGCGGTTGCTCGAGGACGAGCGGCTGATGGCCCACTTCGGGACCTGCGCCGACGGACGGCCCCACGTCGCGCCGGTCTGGTACCACTACCTCGCCGACGAGGACGTCGTCGAGGTCGTCACGACGGGGCGGAAGCTGGCGAACGTCGGGGAGAACCCGCGGGTCGCGCTCTCGATCCAGCAAGACGAGGACGGCCACGCGCGATGGATGGTGACGCTGCTGGGGACGGCGACGGTCGTCGACGACACGGCCGCGACCGACGCGGCCCGCCGCCGGATCAACGCGAAGTACGACGCCGATCAGGACGCCTACGCCGACAACCGGCTGGTCCGGATCGACGTTGGTTCGGCGACCTATCGGACCTACGACGACGATCTCGAGTGA